The stretch of DNA TAGACCATGCAGATGTTTCAGCTAGCGATACCTCCTATACCGAATCCCCTGACAGTAATGATGTACCCGTGTCCTTAGTGGACATGTACGTGCCAGTCACTGCCATAGATGAGGTACTAGAAGACTATGAATGTAATGATGAGTATGAAGTGAAACCGCATACAAAGACTAGTTCAACTGGTAGCAAAGGTAAGATTGATCTTTGTTTACACATCTTATGGAAAAGGTTACTCATCAGCATGTTTTAATCAAATGTATTATCTATATTTGTCTATCTTCATTACAGAAGCTGGCTTTAGACACGATTCTGATGTGGTGCCACAGAACCAAAACAACAATGCTTATACAGCTGCTGCCAGTTGTAGAAAAAGTGGTAAAAATGATAAGAAATCTGAGCAGGGCGTTGAGTCACAAGAGAGCCAACTTACAGATGGGAAAAAGGAGGAGATGACGCAAAAGAAGAACATTGCTGATACTAATATGGCCAAAGACGATAAAAATACTATGGTAGTGAAGTCTGACCCTGACATCCAAAAGAAGAGTGAGACAGTGGAGATCAACCCTGAACATGTGAAAATGACCCGTCAGAAATCTCAGCAGCAGGAAACTAATCTTTCTTCAGGGATTCAGAGATCACTGCTTGCAGAAAACAATAAAGAGATACAGAGAGCCTCCCAAACCAGCTCCAGTTTTAGCTCTTCACACGGTAAAATCACTCCCAATGTCACATCGCGTTTTGGTTTGAAAACATTCACAGTGGTCCCTCCCAAACCCTCCGTCATACATCTGACACAGCCAGCTGTCACCCTGAGTAACGGTGCCATAAAGATAGACGATCAAGGAAATATGGTGACAGCAGGGTTCTCTCACAATAAAGTCAGCAGGTCATCCGATTCCGAAAGTAACAAGGGTGGCCCTCATTGTGAGAAAGCTCAATTGTTTTGGAGTTCTAATGAAAAACAAGAAAATGTCATAACTCAAAGGAAAGGGCTGATTGAAAAGGCTGAAGACAGCACTGGTGGCTTAGAAACCAAATCAAGGACCAGCAACACAGAGCAAACACTACACAGTTCCTTCTCTGAACCTGTGAAGATAGTCCAGCCAAAAGTGGTGGTGAAAGGAAAAACTGAAGAGCATGTGAAAGACATCACAGCTGCAAACAAGACATGGGCTGAGACGGAGAGCAAGAGTTCAGTGTCCAACAGTGTTCAGGTGCCAAGTAAACCCGTCCTTCCCCCTCTTCCACCTTCAGACTTGAAAAAGCAGCTGAACCTCCTTAAACCATCTAGGCGAACATCAAGCCAATATGTGGCTTCAGCTATTGCTAAATACACCTCTGATAAACCTACCAGCATCTCTAAAGTCTCTGAGTGTTCAGAATCATTGAAGTCACAGACTGGTGCTGGCTTCCAGAGATCAGGACCAACTGTCCAAGTGACTCCACTCTCATCCTCCCATCCATCTTTGTCAAATAATACCTCTGCACACATCTTTCATGGTAGCAAGAGGCCTGTTAGCCCTTCTAAGTGTGTGTCACCGAGTCAGAGAGGTTTGGGAGAAGTGAACTTGAACAAGGATGGTGTTCAAAGCTGTGCTATGTTCAAAGAAAGTTCCAATGTGTTGTACACAGAAATGGCCAAGAATAATCACAGTCAATACAATGGATCCGTCCAAAAAAGTGAGATTGtcaacaataaagattatatcaaACATGTTCAACACAGAAGTTCAAGTCCACCAAAAAGCAGCACTCAGCAGCCATCCTCCCAACCACTGAACTCCACTAAGATCACAtcccaaaaacaaataaatgtaagTAGAAACCCGGGCTCGTGATGAGGGAATTTTTCTAATTAGCGCTATGAACATTTATTCTTTGTGACAAATATGTGATTGTATTTTTCAGGGCACAACGGATACAACTCAAGATAACCTGAAGTCCTCTACCCCAGTATCAAACAGTTATGTGGCTCCCGGGCCTGGGCCTGTGACTGTGTTTGGACCCATCAAAAAATTCAGACCAGTCATTTGTAGATCTGTTGAGAAAGAGACCTCTCTGCACAGTAGCCTGATGGAGGCGATCCAAACAGGTGGAGGCAGGGACAGACTGAAGAAGGTCAGTCATAGCTGAGTGCAGCATGGTGTGAACGGAACAGTTGGTAAAAAGAAAAATGAACTGCTTGAAATTTCAGTGCAAATTTAAAATGTAAGAGCACTTGCCCTGTTACAGAAGAAGGTAAACAGTAGGTCGAGTAAGTTGCTATGTTTGTCTGATGACAGGTGTTTTCATTCATTATTAGATCTCCTCCGGACCTTGCAACCAGGACAAAGTGACTTATgttgatgaggaaaatgaaagatCTGCTCTTCTAGCTGCCATAAGAGCCCAGAACATCAGCAGGCTAAAGAaggtgaaaaaatgttttaatttaaacTAAATCACTTTGCTACTGTGTTCAAGTACTAAGCGGTATGTATTCTTGCTGTGGGAAGTCCATGGCAAAGTGTTAAATGTTTCTAGTTGGCTTGTTTTTTACTGATGTCTGATATAGTCTAATTCTTATTTTCCAATATCGATGTATACCAGTACTAATATTAGTGGCAGCTGGTGaattcttttttttggggggggggggggggggggggggggggcaaagctTTTGTGCTGAAAAAAGCATGCCAGCAGAGATTTGCATGACCTGTTATGGGAAGGTGCATATGAATAACGAGATTTTTTTAGGGTTAGAGTTAGagaaagaaaatatcgatatggcaatatattgtgatattttttcagtgatatatcgatattcaaaatgtttggaataatttacatgcaaacattgggTATTTTCTTTTCTATTGTATTAAAGAGaaaattaaagttattaaaagCCCGTATGAGCTCAGGGATGATTAAAAACGTCGGTCCGATTCGCCGATGTTTTCACAGATCTGCTGAGACTGAATCAAAATATGAAAACAACATGACTCCGTGGATTTAAAAATACACGaagatgaatgtttttaaaaacatcttcTCAAATACGTAGTCACAAGGACTTACCGTGAACTAAATGAGCCTCATAAACGTTGCTGCAGGAGTCCAGGCTTTCTTCAGAGAGTTTTCCTAGCATCTCTTTGGTATTTCGCAGTCGTTTATGAAGTAAATTCCaataaaactttttatcaagccCCCTACGGGCCGAACTATCAACCACACTGCGAGAACGATCCACCTGCTTTGATGAATCctccaaacatgcaaaacaaCCGAAATATAGGCAAAATGGGTTGTTTCTTGCCACACACTACCATGATGCAATGCGAGAAACATGAATACTCATGTCACAAAAGGTCCTCCTATAGTCTGTTTGATGTATAGatgtttagtttaattttcatgtttttttaattttgtgATTCCTACTTTCTTCTCCCTGTGAGACTGGTGGAGAGGCACCCTAGCGCCCCCATTGTACGAGCCGCCACTGACTAATAAATGCCTTGTTTCCCCTCATGAAATAAGAGAAAGCTAAAAAATCTTTGAtaactaacatcacatatctcctatcatgcaCACTTTAACCTTAAACATTATTTCTGCTAAATATGAGAATTTCTTCACTTTTAGTTAAGGCAGTTGTACAAAACAAACTGATAATCTCAAAAACTACACCTCAGACCTGTCATGTTTTTGACATTTAGAAAGAGTAGCTGTGGAGTTTGATGTAAAATATGTGCATGGGATGTAAAGTTATAGTCATTAAGAGTAAAAACTGATTATCTGATACTACATTTTGATGACAGTGTAAGCCGATAACGAACATTCATAATATTTGTGATTTCTTCTAAAGTACTTATGAGTATTTCAATTATGTTCCtatggttcactgagaaaccattttttacttattatttttgaggctgcacacgaaaatagtctcctacacctatctcggtgaaactctaggattagaaaagcctgacagatctatgtcacactgtcactaacattcatggactcacccatctggactcacgatggggaaggctgttgttggtttagcatccaggaaacagtagagaacgtctcagctagtagatgctaaccattagcattagcaactccaccacacagcagaactcctccagccttgtgttatttgtggaggtaaaagtcCAATGTTGCAGAACAGAGTCAGTAGTAGAGATGTGTTGCTCTTAgctaatcagaggagagatgtccaaatatcagtgaatacgactccagatcctgccgtctgaCATTTCTATTTCCTCTGGATGAATTCTACATCCTCaagcaggtgcaccagagctttttttcccccagagtacgatttccaaggcgttcattcctactagagatcactgcagatgtattaaggATATGAATAAAGTTGACATTTAAGTTACCAGCACAAGAACCTATCAGGCATCAGCACAGTCATTGTAAGCTGCATTTAAGTCGTTATTAGTCAGACTGTTGAAACCAGATCTTGTGACTGGTTCCTGAACATGTTTTCTCCTTTGCTCCTTCATGTGATTGATTTCTATGTCATCCTGAAAACAAGACATGCCTCACCattgaacaaataaataattaACCTTTGCCGATTCAGAACTTCTAGAGAACTCTCACAGGAAGCCAAACCTCTGGTTTGTTTCATTGCCAGATCAGACTCCGCATCCAAACAGCTCCTTCAAAAACAAGAATGTAGTTGTGTAACCATGAATGCATGTGTCGGTTACTTGTGAGAGTCGCTGGCTGACGTGTTTGCCTACCTAGAGTGAACGTTATCCCACTTCTGTGTTTGTAGACAAATTCAGAAGCTGCCACTGAGCTCGAGCAGTTCAGGACGGTAACCTCTGATGAAGGGCAATGTGTAAGATCTTCTCCATCACCACCTCCTCTGACGTGCTCTTCTCCTGGCTTCACTTCGCCACCTTCTCCACCACCTCCTCCCATCTTGCCTCAGAGTAAACCCAACTCTGTGTTTCAAATAAAAGCTAAAAGCTCCACGGACCCCGCCCTAGCTAGGGAAGCTATGCTGGAGGCTATTCGCTCTGGAGCTGGTGCGGGGAAGCTGAAAAAGGTAAAGAACGTACAAAAGTTTGTATGTTTTTAAATATTGTAAACGtttcaaaaatgttttaaacggTCTACTCTGAATTAACACTTCAGAATTTAGACTTAAAGGAAGTTAGAGATGTTTTGCTGTTTTCATCTGAATAAATCTCATCTTTAAAtctgaaaaagtaaaaataaataaatacttgaAAGAAGTTAGGACACAATGAGGGAAGGACCCAAGGCAGCACCAGAGAAAGCAGTGAGATGAAACCGTCTTCTCTCATCTCACGGCTTTGATCTGGTTTCAGATGACTTCCTTCTGCAGTCCTGCACTCGGGAAACCTGAGAAGATTGTAACACTTGCAGAGCTTAGTATGACTGTCAGACGCTGCTGATGTAGGAATATTTTCAGAACAACAGAGTTGAGTTTTAGGTCAGAACTGGAACCTAGTGGAGGAATACAAACGTGACATGTTTCCTTTTTCACCAGGTCTCTGTGCCCCGAAAGACTGTCCAAGTGAACGGCAGACTGGGAACGATTCAGGCATCCTCATCAATGGTCCCTCAGCAGTAAGAAGGAGCATCCACGTCACAGAaacattcttgtttttgttttttacagcaCTCTTAAAAGCCTTATAATAAATTAGGCTGAGTCAGTTTTTAGTTTTTGTACCTAAGCTGTTAGAGGCCTTATGTTTAAATGAATGAACAGCGGGTATGATTATAATTATTATCCACACTAATGCTTTTCTTCTTTTTAACACTGCTTATGCTGATTGTCTTTGTTAGTTTGTCTGTTAGAAGCCAAGCTTTTCTAATCTCCTACAGACAATGTCACAGGAGAATGTTGTTAGATTACTTTCACCCACAAAACTGtttctttttactttttgaaAATAATTGTAAACAAATTTATGGGAAAAAAATGCAATATTCTTGAATATTTCTTGCCATGTGTACTCAAACCCAGCAGTTGTAAGCAGAATTTAAGAAGAATGGGAAACGGTGCCAATAGAATGAAACTTAATGGTACAGAAGCCTTTTTTATTCTTGCCTTTACCACGACCTACGGGTGCCTTGCTCTGGTTTCCAGTCAGTGTTATGCATTTATGTTTGCTACATGGAGTCTAGAGTGCAATGACAAAACCAAATTCCAAATTTAAAGTATTAGATTTTTTTGCCAATGACGGTTACATTTTTACAGCAGCTAGATTCACTGGTAATGCTTCATTAAGATCGTTTCATGCAGGAACTGATGCATTATCACCATGGTTCCAGCTTGTTTGTGCCTGTTAGCTGATCTAATGTTTAGGCTTCTAACTTCAATTTGTTCTGCTGCTAAAATACTAACTATTGTCAATAATAGTTCATCtttcacaaaaaaaaattttATTTTGGTGTTCTGCTGTTTTAAGCACTTTTGATTTACATATGTGATAGAGGCCAccatttaagattttctttttataTTAAGTCAGTAATAATATTATGGAAATGTATATTATAGAAAATGAATGAGCAGTAATATGGAAGATTTTATGTTTCTCTAATTTAAGCATTTGCATTTTTTCCTTCTCCTTTAGTCAAAATGATCTTGTGGAGGAGCTAAGGGAGACCTGATGTTGCCATTAAATGGCACTCAGTGGCTGTTAATGAAGAATAATGGGCTGAATCACCTTTAGAATGAACTTTGAGCATTTGCATTCAGGTATAAAAGTTTGCTGCTGTTATTAAAGGGGTTTAAGTTTATATAGAGGTTTTTTTTCTCCTAAAGTTAACACTGCATATTGGTTTCCTCCAGCCTACAGCACAATATTGCATTTTatttaatcttttgtaaaaattaGACTTGATTTATATCGCCAGTAGAGTGAGAATTTTATAAACTATTGCCTTTGTTTCCTTTTTGGAGAGTTGCTCAGTTAAATTTGTTTACCTTTCTTTTTTGATCCAATAAATAATTTTGTAATCAAGCAAAAAAACtgagctgtttttgtttttcttccatGTTTTTCTTTGAAGCTCTTAGAATGTGAATAATACCCTGAAGTGCTGATGCCTGTTTCAGCGCCGTGGTGGTCTGAGCACCGTGCCTTGTGAACTTCTCTGCCACACCACAAATGAGCCACTATTCCAGGCAGCAGCTTGTGGCCTTGACTCACCGCTATGTGGTCATCAGAAAAATCACGTTTTAGAAACAGATCCTGGATTTCTGATTCTTTAAACATTAGTCACCACTTCACTCTACCTTTCCTCAGATTCAAATAAATGACTCAGATTTACACAATAAATCTACAAATATGTGTGCCATCTGTTTTAGAAAGATGAATTAAAAATAACTTATTTTACTAGGCATTGAACTAAGCTGTTTTCTGTTGGACTGGGTCACTGCAGAGGGCCGATCTCAGCCAGGTTAGTCCGAGAGAGCAGGAACCTCGGGCTCTTGGTGGGTTAAGTCATTCTCAGTCTACAGCCTTTCTAATCTGCCTtgggtgtgtatgtatgtgtgggcGGGTGTCTATTTGTGGGCGTCTGTGTTGCAGATCCAAACAATTTTCACTATAAAACCCACATAAATACTCCAAGACAAGAATTACCAGAAGGCCCCACCTCATAATGCAACAGAAATATGCTCATTCAGGTTTAGCTCGGGTTTGGTCTTTATTTGATCAAAGTATAAATTTGTTTTATGCGCTGCCACAATTTAGCAAGAATGCTTGAGCCTGGAAATTAAGATTGCATGTGTCACTTTACCAAAACGCCACacttactaataaaatgtttgtaCTTTTTGTTGGGATGTGGGTGTGTAGACAAGAAATCAAG from Nothobranchius furzeri strain GRZ-AD chromosome 5, NfurGRZ-RIMD1, whole genome shotgun sequence encodes:
- the cobl gene encoding protein cordon-bleu isoform X3, translated to MSSKPPSGRRMKVHAPPPPQVPQPAPRNLFRNSAPDGGGASAIDAKENLLKPTVDVLLTLPHGYQTSVTEDGSKALMDLLVEVCSRHQLNPSLHTLELLSPEGHSLGFKPNALLGSLNVACVLIKEKVAEEKAPRRPAPKVPEKTVRLMVNYHGNQKAVVRVNPLVPLQTLTPVICEKCDFDPEHVLLLKDGVSRHELKLDKSLTELGIKELYAHDKSLVFQLKMASAPALNYSDSVCSSTTSLGRPQKKGFLNIFQFSRRKSKTETRSMSMDDFDDDKIQNTDSKYNGLSTSSGVPNMGVQPGCLGQSQSVTDIPRMSSAAETKKRRAPAPPGAPTPSLGQTSLTNDQVGLEIQRKRKAPAPPLTPTSFAQDSDEISAPAVLTLDHHTSEIPTPACRNKVAQSTTVSEVTVDIQTVKPSPRKRTAQPPPVCDAAPTPRSPSPSSSTTDSLAAQDSSSEFSRSLGDSDVDLEQAGSFCSTSSTASSSVQVQTTTKDSSSSPGQDVNPDSSSGSDTGSALNLKLDEVENNRHSGMAWLHSSRSSSSSVQRQQPFAPEAETLSLDSSGVCSILPDQGSPPSEGMAEGEDSGIVSSPSDTQPASPDESLSVDGRTEDIGKKLLEPQMDTWSDSDEGCATWRPKQRHDTNPQEQSVNGSEDDSELTAQLHQTLADLEADLADHADVSASDTSYTESPDSNDVPVSLVDMYVPVTAIDEVLEDYECNDEYEVKPHTKTSSTGSKEAGFRHDSDVVPQNQNNNAYTAAASCRKSGKNDKKSEQGVESQESQLTDGKKEEMTQKKNIADTNMAKDDKNTMVVKSDPDIQKKSETVEINPEHVKMTRQKSQQQETNLSSGIQRSLLAENNKEIQRASQTSSSFSSSHGKITPNVTSRFGLKTFTVVPPKPSVIHLTQPAVTLSNGAIKIDDQGNMVTAGFSHNKVSRSSDSESNKGGPHCEKAQLFWSSNEKQENVITQRKGLIEKAEDSTGGLETKSRTSNTEQTLHSSFSEPVKIVQPKVVVKGKTEEHVKDITAANKTWAETESKSSVSNSVQVPSKPVLPPLPPSDLKKQLNLLKPSRRTSSQYVASAIAKYTSDKPTSISKVSECSESLKSQTGAGFQRSGPTVQVTPLSSSHPSLSNNTSAHIFHGSKRPVSPSKCVSPSQRGLGEVNLNKDGVQSCAMFKESSNVLYTEMAKNNHSQYNGSVQKSEIVNNKDYIKHVQHRSSSPPKSSTQQPSSQPLNSTKITSQKQINGTTDTTQDNLKSSTPVSNSYVAPGPGPVTVFGPIKKFRPVICRSVEKETSLHSSLMEAIQTGGGRDRLKKISSGPCNQDKVTYVDEENERSALLAAIRAQNISRLKKTNSEAATELEQFRTVTSDEGQCVRSSPSPPPLTCSSPGFTSPPSPPPPPILPQSKPNSVFQIKAKSSTDPALAREAMLEAIRSGAGAGKLKKVSVPRKTVQVNGRLGTIQASSSMVPQQ
- the cobl gene encoding protein cordon-bleu isoform X7, whose protein sequence is MSSKPPSGRRMKVHAPPPPQVPQPAPRNLFRNSAPDGGGASAIDAKENLLKPTVDVLLTLPHGYQTSVTEDGSKALMDLLVEVCSRHQLNPSLHTLELLSPEGHSLGFKPNALLGSLNVACVLIKEKVAEEKAPRRPAPKVPEKTVRLMVNYHGNQKAVVRVNPLVPLQTLTPVICEKCDFDPEHVLLLKDGVSRHELKLDKSLTELGIKELYAHDKSLVFQLKMASAPALNYSDSVCSSTTSLGRPQKKGFLNIFQFSRRKSKGLSTSSGVPNMGVQPGCLGQSQSVTDIPRMSSAAETKKRRAPAPPGAPTPSLGQTSLTNDQVGLEIQRKRKAPAPPLTPTSFAQDSDEISAPAVLTLDHHTSEIPTPACRNKVAQSTTVSEVTVDIQTVKPSPRKRTAQPPPVCDAAPTPRSPSPSSSTTDSLAAQDSSSEFSRSLGDSDVDLEQAGSFCSTSSTASSSVQVQTTTKDSSSSPGQDVNPDSSSGSDTGSALNLKLDEVENNRHSGMAWLHSSRSSSSSVQRQQPFAPEAETLSLDSSGVCSILPDQGSPPSEGMAEGEDSGIVSSPSDTQPASPDESLSVDGRTEDIGKKLLEPQMDTWSDSDEGCATWRPKQRHDTNPQEQSVNGSEDDSELTAQLHQTLADLEADLADHADVSASDTSYTESPDSNDVPVSLVDMYVPVTAIDEVLEDYECNDEYEVKPHTKTSSTGSKEAGFRHDSDVVPQNQNNNAYTAAASCRKSGKNDKKSEQGVESQESQLTDGKKEEMTQKKNIADTNMAKDDKNTMVVKSDPDIQKKSETVEINPEHVKMTRQKSQQQETNLSSGIQRSLLAENNKEIQRASQTSSSFSSSHGKITPNVTSRFGLKTFTVVPPKPSVIHLTQPAVTLSNGAIKIDDQGNMVTAGFSHNKVSRSSDSESNKGGPHCEKAQLFWSSNEKQENVITQRKGLIEKAEDSTGGLETKSRTSNTEQTLHSSFSEPVKIVQPKVVVKGKTEEHVKDITAANKTWAETESKSSVSNSVQVPSKPVLPPLPPSDLKKQLNLLKPSRRTSSQYVASAIAKYTSDKPTSISKVSECSESLKSQTGAGFQRSGPTVQVTPLSSSHPSLSNNTSAHIFHGSKRPVSPSKCVSPSQRGLGEVNLNKDGVQSCAMFKESSNVLYTEMAKNNHSQYNGSVQKSEIVNNKDYIKHVQHRSSSPPKSSTQQPSSQPLNSTKITSQKQINGTTDTTQDNLKSSTPVSNSYVAPGPGPVTVFGPIKKFRPVICRSVEKETSLHSSLMEAIQTGGGRDRLKKISSGPCNQDKVTYVDEENERSALLAAIRAQNISRLKKTNSEAATELEQFRTVTSDEGQCVRSSPSPPPLTCSSPGFTSPPSPPPPPILPQSKPNSVFQIKAKSSTDPALAREAMLEAIRSGAGAGKLKKVSVPRKTVQVNGRLGTIQASSSMVPQQ
- the cobl gene encoding protein cordon-bleu isoform X1 — its product is MSSKPPSGRRMKVHAPPPPQVPQPAPRNLFRNSAPDGGGASAIDAKENLLKPTVDVLLTLPHGYQTSVTEDGSKALMDLLVEVCSRHQLNPSLHTLELLSPEGHSLGFKPNALLGSLNVACVLIKEKVAEEKAPRRPAPKVPEETKPVKPIRAHSKKTVRLMVNYHGNQKAVVRVNPLVPLQTLTPVICEKCDFDPEHVLLLKDGVSRHELKLDKSLTELGIKELYAHDKSLVFQLKMASAPALNYSDSVCSSTTSLGRPQKKGFLNIFQFSRRKSKTETRSMSMDDFDDDKIQNTDSKYNGLSTSSGVPNMGVQPGCLGQSQSVTDIPRMSSAAETKKRRAPAPPGAPTPSLGQTSLTNDQVGLEIQRKRKAPAPPLTPTSFAQDSDEISAPAVLTLDHHTSEIPTPACRNKVAQSTTVSEVTVDIQTVKPSPRKRTAQPPPVCDAAPTPRSPSPSSSTTDSLAAQDSSSEFSRSLGDSDVDLEQAGSFCSTSSTASSSVQVQTTTKDSSSSPGQDVNPDSSSGSDTGSALNLKLDEVENNRHSGMAWLHSSRSSSSSVQRQQPFAPEAETLSLDSSGVCSILPDQGSPPSEGMAEGEDSGIVSSPSDTQPASPDESLSVDGRTEDIGKKLLEPQMDTWSDSDEGCATWRPKQRHDTNPQEQSVNGSEDDSELTAQLHQTLADLEADLADHADVSASDTSYTESPDSNDVPVSLVDMYVPVTAIDEVLEDYECNDEYEVKPHTKTSSTGSKEAGFRHDSDVVPQNQNNNAYTAAASCRKSGKNDKKSEQGVESQESQLTDGKKEEMTQKKNIADTNMAKDDKNTMVVKSDPDIQKKSETVEINPEHVKMTRQKSQQQETNLSSGIQRSLLAENNKEIQRASQTSSSFSSSHGKITPNVTSRFGLKTFTVVPPKPSVIHLTQPAVTLSNGAIKIDDQGNMVTAGFSHNKVSRSSDSESNKGGPHCEKAQLFWSSNEKQENVITQRKGLIEKAEDSTGGLETKSRTSNTEQTLHSSFSEPVKIVQPKVVVKGKTEEHVKDITAANKTWAETESKSSVSNSVQVPSKPVLPPLPPSDLKKQLNLLKPSRRTSSQYVASAIAKYTSDKPTSISKVSECSESLKSQTGAGFQRSGPTVQVTPLSSSHPSLSNNTSAHIFHGSKRPVSPSKCVSPSQRGLGEVNLNKDGVQSCAMFKESSNVLYTEMAKNNHSQYNGSVQKSEIVNNKDYIKHVQHRSSSPPKSSTQQPSSQPLNSTKITSQKQINGTTDTTQDNLKSSTPVSNSYVAPGPGPVTVFGPIKKFRPVICRSVEKETSLHSSLMEAIQTGGGRDRLKKISSGPCNQDKVTYVDEENERSALLAAIRAQNISRLKKTNSEAATELEQFRTVTSDEGQCVRSSPSPPPLTCSSPGFTSPPSPPPPPILPQSKPNSVFQIKAKSSTDPALAREAMLEAIRSGAGAGKLKKVSVPRKTVQVNGRLGTIQASSSMVPQQ
- the cobl gene encoding protein cordon-bleu isoform X4; the encoded protein is MSSKPPSGRRMKVHAPPPPQVPQPAPRNLFRNSAPDGGGASAIDAKENLLKPTVDVLLTLPHGYQTSVTEDGSKALMDLLVEVCSRHQLNPSLHTLELLSPEGHSLGFKPNALLGSLNVACVLIKEKVAEEKAPRRPAPKVPEETKPVKPIRAHSKKTVRLMVNYHGNQKAVVRVNPLVPLQTLTPVICEKCDFDPEHVLLLKDGVSRHELKLDKSLTELGIKELYAHDKSLDSVCSSTTSLGRPQKKGFLNIFQFSRRKSKTETRSMSMDDFDDDKIQNTDSKYNGLSTSSGVPNMGVQPGCLGQSQSVTDIPRMSSAAETKKRRAPAPPGAPTPSLGQTSLTNDQVGLEIQRKRKAPAPPLTPTSFAQDSDEISAPAVLTLDHHTSEIPTPACRNKVAQSTTVSEVTVDIQTVKPSPRKRTAQPPPVCDAAPTPRSPSPSSSTTDSLAAQDSSSEFSRSLGDSDVDLEQAGSFCSTSSTASSSVQVQTTTKDSSSSPGQDVNPDSSSGSDTGSALNLKLDEVENNRHSGMAWLHSSRSSSSSVQRQQPFAPEAETLSLDSSGVCSILPDQGSPPSEGMAEGEDSGIVSSPSDTQPASPDESLSVDGRTEDIGKKLLEPQMDTWSDSDEGCATWRPKQRHDTNPQEQSVNGSEDDSELTAQLHQTLADLEADLADHADVSASDTSYTESPDSNDVPVSLVDMYVPVTAIDEVLEDYECNDEYEVKPHTKTSSTGSKEAGFRHDSDVVPQNQNNNAYTAAASCRKSGKNDKKSEQGVESQESQLTDGKKEEMTQKKNIADTNMAKDDKNTMVVKSDPDIQKKSETVEINPEHVKMTRQKSQQQETNLSSGIQRSLLAENNKEIQRASQTSSSFSSSHGKITPNVTSRFGLKTFTVVPPKPSVIHLTQPAVTLSNGAIKIDDQGNMVTAGFSHNKVSRSSDSESNKGGPHCEKAQLFWSSNEKQENVITQRKGLIEKAEDSTGGLETKSRTSNTEQTLHSSFSEPVKIVQPKVVVKGKTEEHVKDITAANKTWAETESKSSVSNSVQVPSKPVLPPLPPSDLKKQLNLLKPSRRTSSQYVASAIAKYTSDKPTSISKVSECSESLKSQTGAGFQRSGPTVQVTPLSSSHPSLSNNTSAHIFHGSKRPVSPSKCVSPSQRGLGEVNLNKDGVQSCAMFKESSNVLYTEMAKNNHSQYNGSVQKSEIVNNKDYIKHVQHRSSSPPKSSTQQPSSQPLNSTKITSQKQINGTTDTTQDNLKSSTPVSNSYVAPGPGPVTVFGPIKKFRPVICRSVEKETSLHSSLMEAIQTGGGRDRLKKISSGPCNQDKVTYVDEENERSALLAAIRAQNISRLKKTNSEAATELEQFRTVTSDEGQCVRSSPSPPPLTCSSPGFTSPPSPPPPPILPQSKPNSVFQIKAKSSTDPALAREAMLEAIRSGAGAGKLKKVSVPRKTVQVNGRLGTIQASSSMVPQQ
- the cobl gene encoding protein cordon-bleu isoform X6 — its product is MSSKPPSGRRMKVHAPPPPQVPQPAPRNLFRNSAPDGGGASAIDAKENLLKPTVDVLLTLPHGYQTSVTEDGSKALMDLLVEVCSRHQLNPSLHTLELLSPEGHSLGFKPNALLGSLNVACVLIKEKVAEEKAPRRPAPKVPEETKPVKPIRAHSKKTVRLMVNYHGNQKAVVRVNPLVPLQTLTPVICEKCDFDPEHVLLLKDGVSRHELKLDKSLTELGIKELYAHDKSLDSVCSSTTSLGRPQKKGFLNIFQFSRRKSKGLSTSSGVPNMGVQPGCLGQSQSVTDIPRMSSAAETKKRRAPAPPGAPTPSLGQTSLTNDQVGLEIQRKRKAPAPPLTPTSFAQDSDEISAPAVLTLDHHTSEIPTPACRNKVAQSTTVSEVTVDIQTVKPSPRKRTAQPPPVCDAAPTPRSPSPSSSTTDSLAAQDSSSEFSRSLGDSDVDLEQAGSFCSTSSTASSSVQVQTTTKDSSSSPGQDVNPDSSSGSDTGSALNLKLDEVENNRHSGMAWLHSSRSSSSSVQRQQPFAPEAETLSLDSSGVCSILPDQGSPPSEGMAEGEDSGIVSSPSDTQPASPDESLSVDGRTEDIGKKLLEPQMDTWSDSDEGCATWRPKQRHDTNPQEQSVNGSEDDSELTAQLHQTLADLEADLADHADVSASDTSYTESPDSNDVPVSLVDMYVPVTAIDEVLEDYECNDEYEVKPHTKTSSTGSKEAGFRHDSDVVPQNQNNNAYTAAASCRKSGKNDKKSEQGVESQESQLTDGKKEEMTQKKNIADTNMAKDDKNTMVVKSDPDIQKKSETVEINPEHVKMTRQKSQQQETNLSSGIQRSLLAENNKEIQRASQTSSSFSSSHGKITPNVTSRFGLKTFTVVPPKPSVIHLTQPAVTLSNGAIKIDDQGNMVTAGFSHNKVSRSSDSESNKGGPHCEKAQLFWSSNEKQENVITQRKGLIEKAEDSTGGLETKSRTSNTEQTLHSSFSEPVKIVQPKVVVKGKTEEHVKDITAANKTWAETESKSSVSNSVQVPSKPVLPPLPPSDLKKQLNLLKPSRRTSSQYVASAIAKYTSDKPTSISKVSECSESLKSQTGAGFQRSGPTVQVTPLSSSHPSLSNNTSAHIFHGSKRPVSPSKCVSPSQRGLGEVNLNKDGVQSCAMFKESSNVLYTEMAKNNHSQYNGSVQKSEIVNNKDYIKHVQHRSSSPPKSSTQQPSSQPLNSTKITSQKQINGTTDTTQDNLKSSTPVSNSYVAPGPGPVTVFGPIKKFRPVICRSVEKETSLHSSLMEAIQTGGGRDRLKKISSGPCNQDKVTYVDEENERSALLAAIRAQNISRLKKTNSEAATELEQFRTVTSDEGQCVRSSPSPPPLTCSSPGFTSPPSPPPPPILPQSKPNSVFQIKAKSSTDPALAREAMLEAIRSGAGAGKLKKVSVPRKTVQVNGRLGTIQASSSMVPQQ